The sequence CAGGCGTTCGCCGTCGGCGGTCCCAACGAGGCGGCGATGCAGTTCCTCGAGGCCCTCGACCTCCTCGCCACCGACGTGGAGGTGCCCGATGACATCGACCTGCTTGCGCTCGTGCGTCGGTGCGCGGAGGCCTTTATCGCGTCCGGCCGCGTGTCCAAGGCTGTCAAGGTGCTCCGCCGCCAGCTGGCCCTGCTCCCCGACGACTCCCCCGACCTCGACCGTGGACAGCTGCTGACCGCCCTGGCCGGCGCGCTGCTGCTGACCGACAGCACCGAGGACCCCGAGGCCATCGCGGCGGAGGCTGTGACGCTGCTGGCCGAGGCGCCACCGCGACTCCGCGCCCGCGCGCTCAACGTCTATGCCCAGTGCATGGCCCGCGGCAACGAGGAGCGGGCCCGGGCCGTCGCGATGGAGGCCTTGGCGCTGGCCGAGCGACACAGCCTGACCGGGCAGGTCGTCGAGATCTCGACGACCCTGATCCGTCTTGACGACACCACCGACCTCGAACAGCTGCGTGACTCGTGGCGCGAGATCGCCCAGCGCGCCCGCGACTCCGGACACCTGGAGGCCGAGCTCAGGGCCACCTATTTCCTCGGCCGTTCCGACCACGACCGCGGCGACCTCGACGCCGCTCTCCAGGCCTATGGCGAGGTCATCCGCCGCGGCGAGGAGGTCGGCCAGCGATGGGCACCCCTGCCCGCAGAAGCGCGCTACATGAAGGCGAGCATCCTCACCCACCTCGGCCGGCTCGACGAGGCCTTCGCCCTGCTCGACGTGTCGGGCCTCAACCCGCCGCTCGTCTACGAATGGCTCTACTTCGCCCACCAGATGCTGGTCTGCGCCCTGCGCGAGGGATGCAGGCCCGACCCGCTGCGAACCCTGCGCGACTACTGGTCCCGCGACGGGCTCATCGCCATCGTCGCCGCCTCTGCCGAGCTGCAGATGGCCGAGCGGACAGGAGACCCGGCGAGTGCGCTCGAGACCTACGACCACCTCGTCGAGACGGTCCGGCCGCTGTGGCACGAGTGGTTCCAGGCACGCCTTCGCCTGTCGACGACGGTGGTGGCCATCCATGCGTCGGCTGCCGCCTCCCAGAGCGCGTCCGAGCGGGCGGCAGCGGCCGAGGTGGTGCGCCGACTGCTGGAGGACGGCGCCCGGGTGATCGACTTCTATGCCGAGTACGAGACCTCCCGTGGCCCCGAATACCAGGCCTGGGTGGCGCGCCGCGCGGCCGAGGAGCTGCGCTGGCGCTGGCTCAGCGAGATCGATGCGCCCACCGCCGACGAGCTCGTGGCCGCGTGGCGCGAGGCCGAGAGCGCCACCGTGGCACACGGCCACACCTATGAGATCGCCCGCGTCCGTGCCCGGCTCGCCCAGGTGCTGCGGGCCACCGGCGACCTGGCGGGTTCGCGCGCGAGCGCCGACCTCGCCCGGGACGGCGCGCGACAGCTCGGTGCCAGCGCCCTGGTGGCCGAGCTCACCGCCCTCGGCTCGACGCCGCAGCCGCTCGAGCGCTCGACCGGCACGTCCCTGACACCGCGTGAGACGGAGATCCTGGCGCTGGTCGCCGAGGGGCGCACCAACGGGGAGATCGGCAAGCACCTCTTCATCAGCACCAAGACAGTCTCGGTGCACGTCTCCAACATCCTCGGCAAGCTCGATGCGTCCTCGCGCACCGAGGCCGCAGCCATCGCCCGGCGGGTCGGGCTGCTGTGAGTGACGACTTCCGCTGCTCGGTCGACAGCCGCAACGACCACGAGCAGCTCGCCGGGACTGCGCCGGCCGACACCGAGCTGTTGCTGGTCGAGCACCCCGGCCCGTGGGGACGTCAGGCCGTGGCCGAGAGTCGGCTCCCCGCTGAGGTCAAGGACCACCTGGCGGCGCTCGACGGCGTACGGGTCCAGCTGGTCCGCAGGCCCGGTGGGGTCGGCGGGCCGGGCGTGCGGGTCTTCCACGCCACGGCGACCGAGGCCGGCTTCCGGGTCACCACCGCCCGGCTGGCCCAGGTCGACGACCTGCTCGCCCTCGACCTGGGGAGCCTGTCGCCATACGAGGGAGTGCTGTGGCTGGTGTGCACCAACGGGCGACGCGACCGCTGCTGCGCCGAGGTCGGCCGCCCGATCGCGGCCGGGCTCGCCGCCCGCTGGCCCGAGGAGACCTGGGAGACCACCCATCTCGGTGGCCACCGGTTCGCCGGCACCCTGCTGGCGCTACCGAGCGGACACACCCTGGGCCGGCTGAGCGCCGACAACGTGGTCGCGGCCTGTGCCGAGCTCGAGGCGGGCGGGGTGCCGCTCGACCTGAGCCGGGGCCGCGCCGGCCGCAGCGGAGCCGACCAGGTCCGCGAGCTGCACGCGCTGGCCGGCGGTGACCCGGACGACGAGGTGGTCGAGGTCGCGGGCCCGGATCGGCGGCAGAGCTGCGGCGGCCTCGAGCTCAAGGCGACCACCCGGTTCGAGGTCAGGCCTCGAGGGCGTCCCGCACCTGCGCCTCGGTGAGGCCGTAGTCCGCGAGGTCGTAGTCGTGTCGCGGAGCGCGTACGCCGCTGCGCGAACGCTCCAGCTCCTCGGTCACCGAGGTCGCGGTCTCGTCGTCCCACGCCAGCCCTGCGGCCGCATAGACGCCGCGCACCGTCGCGACCGGGTCGGCCACGAGGTCGTCGTAGGCCACGTCGATGGCATCGCCGGGGTGGGCGCTGGCGCGGAACGCAGCCTGCTCGCGCGCCAGCAGGTCGAGCTGGGTGCGGCCGATCGTCTCGCCGACGAACACCTCGGACGTGCCCCGGGTGGAGGCTGCCGCGAGCGAGCACATCGACGCCGTACAAGCCACCGGGTCACGGTGGGTCACCACGACCACGGCGTCGGGATAGACGTCCTTGAGCGCGTCGAGCGCGATCAGGTGGCTGGGGTTCTTCAGGATCCAGCGCTTGTCCGGCTCGTTGAACCCGATCAGCTGCAGCAGGCTGCGGTGGCGTCGGTAGGCCTGGACCCAGTCCTGCTGGCCCAGCCAGGCGGAGTAGCCGGGGGTGTAGGCCTGGGTCTCGAAGGCGACCGACTGGCCGGAGTGCTGCAGCAGGCGCCAGCACTCCTCGTGCGAGGCGGCGTCGGAGTAGTGCAGCCCGGCCAGCTCCGGGTTGGCCTCGTGGAAGGCGGCATAGCCACCCTGCATCGCGCTGAAGATGGGGTCGTCGTCCCAGGTCTCCCGGGGCGGGCGCGGCTGGGGGAGATCGGCGAGCCACTGCTCGAGGCCCTGGTGGCGGGGGTCGGCGGTCAGCAGCCGCTGCAGCAGGGTCGTCCCGGACCGGGGGAGACCCATGATGAAGACGGGTCGCTCGATCGCGACGCCGTCCACGCCGGGATTCCTCGCGCGTCCCTGCTGCGCCATCAGCTTCGCCACGAGCAGGCCCTTGACCATCGAGCGCATGCGGTAGTTGCCCTCCCCGGTCAGCCCGGCGGCGGAGGCGTAGTCGTCGACCAGGACGCCCAGTCCCTCCACGTGCGCGTCGTCGCCGAAGTCGCTGAGACCGGTGGCGCGTACGGCGGCGGCCGTGATGTCGTCGAGCGAACCGACGTCGCCCCGGACCCGAGGAGCAGCGGTGCTCACGAGTGGAACTCCCCGCAGTCGACGTTGAGGGTCTGGCCGGTCACGGCGCTCGCTAGGTCGCTGGCCAGGAACAGCGCCGCCCGCGCGATCTCGTCCGGTGTCGCGAGTCGCTTCAGGTCCGTCGGGGCGGCCTTCTCGGCGTACACCTCGTCGTGCGTTCGTCCGGACTCCGAGGCGATCCAGTCGAAGTAGGCCTTGTTGACGTCCTCATAGATGTAGGACGGGGCGACGGAGTTGACCCGGATGCCGCGCGGGCCCAGCTCGGTGGCCAGGCTCGAGCTGAGGTGCGCCAGCGCGCCCTTGGAGAGCTTGTAGCCGCTGAACTCCGGCTGTGAGCTGTAGACCACGCACGACGTGATGTTGATGATCGACCCGCTGGTCGCCGCGAGGGCGTCGGCGAACAGCGCGCTCAGGCGCAGCGGCGCGAGCACGTTGGTCTCCTGGGCGGCCCGCAACCCGTCGAGGTCGAGAGTCGTGATGGGGTCCATCGGGGGGATGGCGAACGCGTTGTTGATCAGGCAGTCGACCCGGCCGAACTCATCGACCGCGCGCGCGACGAGCGCAGCGCGCTGCTCCTCGTCAGTGATGTCGGTGGGCACGACGAGTGCCCGCCTCCCGTGGGACCGCACCACCTCGGCCATCTTCTCCAGCCGCTTCTCCGTGCGGCTGACCAGGACCAGGTCTGCGCCCATGCGAGCAGCCTCCTCGCCGAGGGCCCGGCCGAGTCCCGGGCCGACACCCGACAGCACGATCACCTTGTCGGCCAGGATTGGGGGTAACGCGTCGACGCTCATGCGAGCACACTAGAACGTGTTCTAGCAACCGTCGAGAGCTGTCCGCTCCCGGCGAGTCGGCGTGGGGTGCAGGCCGAGTCGGCGCTTAGCACCCGCCGAGTCGGCGTGGGGTGCAGGCCGAGTCGGCGCCGGGCGCGCACTGAGTCGGCGCTGCCCGCAGACCGTGCGCACGCGCGCCGGCTCGACAGGTGTTGCGCGCCGACTCGACGGGTGTTGCGCGCCGACTCGGCTGGTGTTGCGCGCCGGCTCGACAGGTGTTGTGCGCCGACTCAGCTGATCATCCGCCGAGCGATGCCGACCTGACGGGCCTCGATCCGCGCGCGCCAGGTTTCGGGAGTGACGCGCTGCGCGGCGAGGTCGGCCCGGCCGGCCAGGGACGCGAACGGCACGACCTCCACCTGCGGACCGTCGGCCTGCCCGAGCGACCGCTCGACCCGCTGCCAGCGCAGCATCATCACACCGGCCGCGTGACCGGTCGTCTCCACCCAGTTGGCCAGCCCGGGGTCGCGCTCGGCGATGACGTAGCGGATCAGCCCGCCGTCGTCGACGTGCGACTGGGCGCGGGTGAGCGAGGTCTGGTGATGCTCGTAGTCGGTCGAGACATACCACTTCGAGCCGACCTGGATCGCTTGGTATGGCGCCGCCTCGCACGCCGGGACGGTCACGACCAGCGCCTCGTCGGGCTCGAGCGCGTAGTGCCCGATCGAGGAGAACTGCGTGGTGAGCCCGCCCGGAGTCGTCGCCGGGACGGTCAGGGTGTTGACCGGTTCCTTGTAGGTGAACCACTCCGGGAAGGCGAACCACGTCCTGATCCGCCCGGTGAGCATCTTGGCCGCGACGCCGTACCTCTTCTCGACGCGTTCCGACGTCACCGGACCGCGAGGCACGCCCGCGGTGTCCAGCCGCTGGATCCGCAACTGGCCGCGCTCCTCGGTGGACCAGTCGGAGAAGACCTCACGCACGATCAGGGTCGCGCCCTTCTGCAGGCCCAGCTCGGGCCCGAAGCGCCACTCGAAGGTGCCGTCCGCGGCGATGTCGAGCTCGCGGTCGTCGAAGGCGGCCAGGGTCTCGGGCGCGCCCGCGTCGGAGTAGGTGCCTGCCATCACCTGGAAGGAGAGGTCGGCGCTCGACCCGCGGCGACCCGACACGACGTAGGAGGCACCGTGCGTGAGGTAGGCGTTGAGGTAGACCGCGTCGGGGTTGTCGAGGCCCTGGCGCGCGTACTGGTGTGTCGGGTTGATCAGCACCGGGTGGTCGAGGTCGTAGTCGAACGCCATCTGGATCGAGGAGCGGATCGACCCGGCGAGATAGTCCAGCCCCTCGGCGAGCTCCTGCTCGGTGATCTCGAACGGCGGGTTGCGCACCAGCGCCTCGGCCTCCGCGATCGCTGCGCGGAACAGCTCCAGGCTCATGGGTTCACCTTCGCGATCACGGACTCGGCATAGCGTTCGAGGTGCTCGACCTTCTTCGCCAGGGGCTCGGTGTCGGGGCCCACGACATAGGGCACCCGGAAGCCGACGATGCAGTCGGTGACTCCCTTGTCGGCCAGCTGCTTGACGCCGTCGGGGGAGTAGGCGTCGTAGGAGATGACGTGGACCTCGAAGTCGTCGCGGGTGTCGCCCTCCTCGGCGCGGATCTCGGCCAGCCGGGTCAGCAACCGGTCCAGCTCCTCGCCGTCGCCGCCCGCGTGCATCCATCCGTCCCCCTTGCGTACGGCGCGTCGCAGCGCCGCGTCGCTGTGGCCGCCCACGAGCAGCGGGATCGGCTGCGTCGGGGCGGGGCTCTGCTTGAGCTCGGGGAAGCTGTAGAACTCCCCGTCGTAGCCGAAGAACTCGCCGCCGGTGAGGCCGCGCAGGATGTCCATGCACTCGTCCATCCGCTTGCCCCGGCGCTCCCACGCAACGCCCATCGCGATGAAGTCCTCGGGCCACGGCGAGAGGCCGACACCCAGCCCGAGGCGGTTGTCGGACAAGAAGGCCAACGACGACGCCTGCTTGGCGACCAGCACCGGCGGGCGGACGGGCAGCTTCAGCACGAAGGGCGTCAGGCGCAGCGTCGAGGTCACTGCGAACAGGTGTGCGCAGAGGATCATCGTCTCGACGAACTCCTTGCCCTCGAGGAACTCGCGGTCACCCGTGTCGGTGTAGGGGTAGGTCGAGTCGGACTCGCGTGGATAGATCAGCGAGTCGGCCACCGTCATGGAGGTGTAGCCGGACTGCTCGGCGGCCTGGGCGAGCGGGGCGTAGAACTGCGCCTGGGTCATGGCCTCGGCATACGTGAATCGCATGGGACTCACACTAGAACGTGTTTCAGTGTCACAGTAGTGGGGTGGACGTCCGGGAGCTCTGCGATCGCCAGGAGATCATCGATCTCATCACCCGCTACACGTTGTCGGTCGACACCAAGTCCTATGCCGACCTCTTCGACGTGTTCACCCCGGACGCCGTCATGGACTACTCGATGGTCGGCGGTCCGAAGGGTCCCCCCGACGAAGTCGTCCCGTGGATCGAGCAGGGACTGGCCGGGTTCGACCGCTTCCAGCACGTCATCGGTCAGATCGCCATCCAGCTGGACGGCGACAGCGCCAGCGCCACGGCCTACTTCACCAACCCGATGGTGAGCGTCGCGCCGGACGGCACCGAGCGGCTCTTGGAGGTCGGCGGCTTCTACCACCACGACCTCGTGCGGACGCCGATAGGTTGGCGCTCGCGCGGGATCATCGACGACATGGTCTGGCACCGAGGATTTTGATGGAGGGACAGATGACGACCCCGCCGAAGCCGCGCCCGGGGTGGCTCGACAAGGACTCCGCGCTCAGCGCGACCCGGCGCATGGCCAAGGTCAACGTGTGGCTCTACCAGCACACCGGGGGGCGGGTCGGCGGCAAGTGGCGCGTCGGCTCCGCGTTCCGCAAGCCTGCCCCGGTGCTCCTCCTGAGCCACGTCGGTCGCAAGTCCGGCACGAGCTACACCACCCCGCTCCTCTATCTCCACGACGGACCCGACGTGGTCGTGGTGGCGAGCTCGGGCGGGATGCCCAGGGACCCGCAGTGGCTCGGCAACCTGCTGGCAGCCCCGGAGACCGAGCTCCAGATCAGGTCCGAGGTCGTGCCGGTGCGGGCCCGGCTGGCGTCCGCGCAGGAGAAGGCGCGACTCTGGCCCCGCCTGGTCGACCTCTATGCCGACTTCGCGTCCTACCAGTCGTGGACCGACCGGGACATCCCAGTCGTGATCTGCGAACCACGTTGAACACTCGAGGAGACCAGCACGTGACCGACGACCGGGACCGCCTCAGCGCCGGCGCCCTCGGCGACCCCCGAGACGACGGGCGCGACGAGAGCGGCCCTCGCATCCAGGACCGACCGGTCGTGATGGGCCTGGTCGCCCTGGTCGCGGTGGCGGTCGTGGTCGGGGTCCTCGGCGGCGTGGCCGCGCTCGTCGGCAGCAGGGTCCTGGGCCTGGACGGCGATGCCTCGTCAGCAGCCGAGTCGGATGCCACCAGCGGGAGCTCGCTCTATCTCCCCGAGCCGACGATCACCTCCGAGGCCCCGCCGGTGGACGCCGAGGCGCCGGCGACCAGCGAGCCGTCCACGACGGCCGCCACGACCGAGATCTCGCTGTCCGCCAACCAGTCGTCGGTCGGCCCGATGCAGCAGATCGACCTGACCGGCACCTATCCCGCCGGTGAGGGCGCGATCCTGCAGGTGCAGCGCTTCGAGGACGGCGCCTGGTCGGACTTCCCGGTCACCATGTCGGTCAGCAACCAGACCTTCTCGACCTATGTCCAGACGAGCCGGCCCGGTCCCAACAAGTTCCGCGTGATCGACACCGACACCGACCTGTTCTCCAACGAGGTCGTCGTCACCGTCGGTTGAGCCGGTCGAGCCGGCGGGTGAAGACGCCGACCCACACGGTGCCCGCTCCCGCGAGCCCGCCCATCACCACGCAGGCGACCGCCAGGGGTGCGACGGCGGCGGCGACGCTGACCAGGAGTGCGCCGCCAGAGATGCCGATGTCGCCGCACAGGCGCCAGGCGCCGAGATATTGAGCCCGTCCCTCGACCGGGGCCGTGTCAGCCCCGAGCGTCATCACGATCCCTGAGGCCAGCCCGTTGCCGACCGCCATCAGCACCATCACCGCCCCGACGCCCACCACGCCGGAGGTGAGCGGCAGGAGGAGGCAGGCGAGGGCGGTGGTCGCAACGACAGGCACGGCGACGACGGCCCGGCCGTGGTTGTCCATCAGCCAGCCGCCCGGGAAGAAGAACGCGATGTCCACGGCAGCCGCCACGGCGAAGATCAACGACGTGGTGCTCGCGGACAGTCCGAGGTGGTCGGCCCACAGCGGCAGCAGCCCGATGCGCAGCGACCGGCTCGCGGCGATGATGACGACAGCCACGCCGACCGTCAGCAGCGTGTGCCGATGGGCGACCAGCACGGAGACGACCGACAGGTGCGTCGCCGTACTGCGCTCGTCCGAGCCGTAGTCCGGCATCAGCCGCGCCAGCACGGCGGAGGCCAGCGACATCGCGGCTGCCAGCCAGAACACCGAGGTGAGGTCGCTGAGGTGGATCAGGCCGGCGCCGAGCAGCGGTCCGACGAGCACTCCGACCCGCATGCTGCCGCCGAGCCCGGCCATCGCGCGGGCCCTGAACGCCACGGGGACGGCGTCGATCATGTAGCCCTGGCGGGCCATCAGGAACACCGTCCACGTCATCCCGCTGAACGTCACGGCGAGCCCGAGGGCCCACACCGAGTCGGTGAGTGCGGCAGCGGCCATCGCGACGGCGTCGAGGAACCCCACGGTGGTCAGGGCCCGGCGTTCGCCGATGCGCGCCACCAGCGCGCCGGCCGGCAGCGACGCCACCAGGCTGCCCAGTCCGAGCAGGGCCACCACCATCGCGGCGGTCGACACGTCGGCGCCGAGCTCGCGGGCACGCAGCACCAGGATCGGGATGACCGCGCCGTGCCCGATCGCGTTGACGACCATCGGGGCGTAGGCCGCCAGCGCGATGTCGCGCAGGCGGAAGTCGGTGTCCGCCCCAGCGGTGTCGGCCTTCACCCGGCCATTGTCCGCGGTGGCCGCGCGCGGCGTTCGAGCAGGCCGCCCGTCGACGCCGTTGCGTCAGTCCAGCAGCCCCAGCGTGCGCAGCTCCGCGGCGACGAAGTCACCGAAGGCGGCGTGGCCGGCCGCAGTCAGGTGCAGGCGGTCAGGCAGGTAGTCCAGGCGTATGGCGCTGGCATCGACGTACGGCACGTCGAGCTCCGCGCACAGCTGCTCGAGCACGGTGTCGACCCGGCCGACACGGGCCGCTCGGGCCGGGGCGGTCGCCGGCCCCACGACGACCAGCTCGTGGGTGCCCACTTTGTTCACGAGGGAGCGGAGCCCCGCGCGGATGTCTGCAGCCGACTGGTCGTGGTCGTTGAGCCCGCCGGCGACGACCACCAGGTCGGCATCCCGCGCGGCGCGGACCCGGGTCGCGAAG comes from Nocardioides piscis and encodes:
- a CDS encoding sulfotransferase family protein gives rise to the protein MSTAAPRVRGDVGSLDDITAAAVRATGLSDFGDDAHVEGLGVLVDDYASAAGLTGEGNYRMRSMVKGLLVAKLMAQQGRARNPGVDGVAIERPVFIMGLPRSGTTLLQRLLTADPRHQGLEQWLADLPQPRPPRETWDDDPIFSAMQGGYAAFHEANPELAGLHYSDAASHEECWRLLQHSGQSVAFETQAYTPGYSAWLGQQDWVQAYRRHRSLLQLIGFNEPDKRWILKNPSHLIALDALKDVYPDAVVVVTHRDPVACTASMCSLAAASTRGTSEVFVGETIGRTQLDLLAREQAAFRASAHPGDAIDVAYDDLVADPVATVRGVYAAAGLAWDDETATSVTEELERSRSGVRAPRHDYDLADYGLTEAQVRDALEA
- a CDS encoding helix-turn-helix transcriptional regulator; this encodes MQFLEALDLLATDVEVPDDIDLLALVRRCAEAFIASGRVSKAVKVLRRQLALLPDDSPDLDRGQLLTALAGALLLTDSTEDPEAIAAEAVTLLAEAPPRLRARALNVYAQCMARGNEERARAVAMEALALAERHSLTGQVVEISTTLIRLDDTTDLEQLRDSWREIAQRARDSGHLEAELRATYFLGRSDHDRGDLDAALQAYGEVIRRGEEVGQRWAPLPAEARYMKASILTHLGRLDEAFALLDVSGLNPPLVYEWLYFAHQMLVCALREGCRPDPLRTLRDYWSRDGLIAIVAASAELQMAERTGDPASALETYDHLVETVRPLWHEWFQARLRLSTTVVAIHASAAASQSASERAAAAEVVRRLLEDGARVIDFYAEYETSRGPEYQAWVARRAAEELRWRWLSEIDAPTADELVAAWREAESATVAHGHTYEIARVRARLAQVLRATGDLAGSRASADLARDGARQLGASALVAELTALGSTPQPLERSTGTSLTPRETEILALVAEGRTNGEIGKHLFISTKTVSVHVSNILGKLDASSRTEAAAIARRVGLL
- a CDS encoding SDR family oxidoreductase, with product MSVDALPPILADKVIVLSGVGPGLGRALGEEAARMGADLVLVSRTEKRLEKMAEVVRSHGRRALVVPTDITDEEQRAALVARAVDEFGRVDCLINNAFAIPPMDPITTLDLDGLRAAQETNVLAPLRLSALFADALAATSGSIINITSCVVYSSQPEFSGYKLSKGALAHLSSSLATELGPRGIRVNSVAPSYIYEDVNKAYFDWIASESGRTHDEVYAEKAAPTDLKRLATPDEIARAALFLASDLASAVTGQTLNVDCGEFHS
- a CDS encoding MFS transporter; this translates as MKADTAGADTDFRLRDIALAAYAPMVVNAIGHGAVIPILVLRARELGADVSTAAMVVALLGLGSLVASLPAGALVARIGERRALTTVGFLDAVAMAAAALTDSVWALGLAVTFSGMTWTVFLMARQGYMIDAVPVAFRARAMAGLGGSMRVGVLVGPLLGAGLIHLSDLTSVFWLAAAMSLASAVLARLMPDYGSDERSTATHLSVVSVLVAHRHTLLTVGVAVVIIAASRSLRIGLLPLWADHLGLSASTTSLIFAVAAAVDIAFFFPGGWLMDNHGRAVVAVPVVATTALACLLLPLTSGVVGVGAVMVLMAVGNGLASGIVMTLGADTAPVEGRAQYLGAWRLCGDIGISGGALLVSVAAAVAPLAVACVVMGGLAGAGTVWVGVFTRRLDRLNRR
- a CDS encoding nuclear transport factor 2 family protein; this translates as MDVRELCDRQEIIDLITRYTLSVDTKSYADLFDVFTPDAVMDYSMVGGPKGPPDEVVPWIEQGLAGFDRFQHVIGQIAIQLDGDSASATAYFTNPMVSVAPDGTERLLEVGGFYHHDLVRTPIGWRSRGIIDDMVWHRGF
- a CDS encoding sucrase ferredoxin, translating into MSDDFRCSVDSRNDHEQLAGTAPADTELLLVEHPGPWGRQAVAESRLPAEVKDHLAALDGVRVQLVRRPGGVGGPGVRVFHATATEAGFRVTTARLAQVDDLLALDLGSLSPYEGVLWLVCTNGRRDRCCAEVGRPIAAGLAARWPEETWETTHLGGHRFAGTLLALPSGHTLGRLSADNVVAACAELEAGGVPLDLSRGRAGRSGADQVRELHALAGGDPDDEVVEVAGPDRRQSCGGLELKATTRFEVRPRGRPAPAPR
- a CDS encoding SGNH/GDSL hydrolase family protein yields the protein MAGPTSGTRRRGRLLRLRVQQGASHCGDRSFATRVRAARDADLVVVAGGLNDHDQSAADIRAGLRSLVNKVGTHELVVVGPATAPARAARVGRVDTVLEQLCAELDVPYVDASAIRLDYLPDRLHLTAAGHAAFGDFVAAELRTLGLLD
- a CDS encoding nitroreductase family deazaflavin-dependent oxidoreductase, with product MTTPPKPRPGWLDKDSALSATRRMAKVNVWLYQHTGGRVGGKWRVGSAFRKPAPVLLLSHVGRKSGTSYTTPLLYLHDGPDVVVVASSGGMPRDPQWLGNLLAAPETELQIRSEVVPVRARLASAQEKARLWPRLVDLYADFASYQSWTDRDIPVVICEPR
- a CDS encoding TIGR03619 family F420-dependent LLM class oxidoreductase; protein product: MRFTYAEAMTQAQFYAPLAQAAEQSGYTSMTVADSLIYPRESDSTYPYTDTGDREFLEGKEFVETMILCAHLFAVTSTLRLTPFVLKLPVRPPVLVAKQASSLAFLSDNRLGLGVGLSPWPEDFIAMGVAWERRGKRMDECMDILRGLTGGEFFGYDGEFYSFPELKQSPAPTQPIPLLVGGHSDAALRRAVRKGDGWMHAGGDGEELDRLLTRLAEIRAEEGDTRDDFEVHVISYDAYSPDGVKQLADKGVTDCIVGFRVPYVVGPDTEPLAKKVEHLERYAESVIAKVNP